The following is a genomic window from Anas acuta chromosome 3, bAnaAcu1.1, whole genome shotgun sequence.
TTCATTTCATCCCCATCCTCCAAAATGGGAGTCTGCAATATAAAATATGCTGCCCATTGGGCCCCATTCTTGCCTCTAACAAAGGATTTGCTAAAGCCCCAAAGAATGGGATTTAATAATTCTgccagaatttttttttgctagactTGCCTATGATCATCCAGATAAATAATCAACTTCTCTTTTAATCTAAGCTCTCAGCTTCATCAGTTCTGCATGGCAACATCTAGAGAGTACATGTAAGTGCACTATCTTccctttattattttcctcatctttcacCTTGGAACTGtgaaaaatgttgtctttgATGCGtcctttttttgtctctgtgagACATCTCCTCGGATGACTCAGGTTCCCCAGGGACTTGCTCACCTCTCAGCCAAAGAGGTGGGCACAGCAAATCTCTCTCCTGATTCTGGAGTTGGCTAGCTGGTAACCAAACCCACGGGCTGAATAAAAATCCCTTCCCTCTCAGTTAATTAGGGTTCTTTGAAAAATTCTTATGTCAGAAAGCGAACAGTTCATGAAGGGCTTCTGGAGTCAGCTGGAAAAAGAGAATAGACGAGACCAGAATTTATAATctttaggcagaaaaaaaaaaaaaaaagaagggaaacaaCTCCATTCGCTTCAGCTGTATGATGTGAGTAAGTGAGAAAGCTCCTTCAGGAACCATAAAGCTCAAACGCCAGTTTTCCTTCATAAAATTCTTTTCAAATCTTAAGCAATGAAAATCAGACAAGCAGAATTTTTCTCACTGGTTTCAAGCACCAGACGCGTTCTCTTATTCTGAAGCAGAATgagcttaaagaaaaatgtggtcTGAGGTTAAATTATAGCCTGTTACGTAGAAAAGAATGACACTGCAAGTTgctaactttttatttttttatttttttaaaggaaagtatATTTGTAATAAAAGTTTTCTGCCACCAGAGCAGGCGGAGGTTTGGTTTGAGGATGCTCCTATTGCATCTTCTCTGACAAAGACCCTAAGCCTGTTGGGATGCTTTGCTGTGGCTCAGGAGAGGCTGGttagcacagcactgctgtgtcTTCCTGCAAGCACGCTTTGAAACGCCTAATTGGAAACTGAGCAATTAGCTTAAGAAGCCTTGTCAGAGTTTCTTCTTGGAAATCGGTGCCGCTAGTGTTCCGTAGACAAGGTGAGTCTGGCTGTCATTTCCCAAGACTGTGTACGTAataggaaagcagcagagagctgcagttcAAATGAAGCCCCTCGAAGCCCTCATCTGCTGGATAATAACTTTAATTGACAGGTAATTTTTTCAGCTACATAAACGTGCttcttactgtttcttttccttgttggGAGTAGAATCTTTAACCTTATGAAGCTGTTCTTCATTGCACTTTGAGACGAGTAGGATGTTTCAggcttcttgttttgttttttgttttttttttactaggtACAGAATCATGGAAATTAAACCCCTCTAAGTATCTCACATGAAAAGCTCTTAACTTTGCGATTTCTCTTTGTAGAATGGTGATGAGCTCCGAGGCAGGAGCTTGCCACgtgaaaagaaaagctcagaCACGCCAGCCATGCTGCTGCCCATTTCTTCGGCGAGACCTGTGGTCGTTGCACTGCGAGGTGTTCCTGTGTGCTCTTACACATCAAGCAGCCTCTTCGCAGGCAGCTGCATCCAATGCCTGGTGCTCTGGGGCCTAGCTGAGGATAATCACGAGGATCTTAGCAGGGCACAGCCGTACGTGGAGGTATTTGTGGTGCTGCCGTGGCTTCTgcctgtgcccactgccctgcacCGTGGGGCTTGGTTGCTTAGGAACAGGTTGGTGGGATGACAGCAGCGCCCATCTCCTGGCCTTCAGAAAAGAAGGGCTGTGAATTTGCAGCTGTTTGTATTGTAGCTGACCAGCTCTGTGTTTATTAAATCCAGCGTGTTTAACTAGCGCATCCTCCAGAAGACTTCAGTTACCTGGGTTTTTCCAGCTGCCTTCAGAGCACAGCGCAACAGGCATCAACCCGCGAGCTCtcggagcagggcagagcttaATACCAAGTGTGACATTTGGCAGAGTGTCTAGGGGGATGAGCTACGTCTGCTTATTGCGTTTCAAAAGCGCTTTACTATTTGccaggctttttgtttttcttgaatttaAGGTCCCTAGGGGAGCTGGGCAGAAAGGTTGATGCTTCCCCAGAATAGCTGCTTACGTCTTACCCCACGCGAATTCCAGCCCCTCCAACTTTTCACTCCACAAGCAGGTAGGAGAAAAAGGCAGGGAGCCTGACTCAGTACCAGGCTGTATCTGCTGCCATTCCTCCATCGCTGCCTTTACTCCGTACCCCAAATTCCTCCAGCCTCTGCCTTCCCTTCGTGCTGCCCATCGCCTACCCTCCCACGCTCAACTCCTCCAGGTCTGCTCAGTGTTTGTGCAGCTCCTGGCCAGCTCCTCAACACCGTGTGCCTCTCCCCTGGGCTGGTGGACGAGCAAAATCGCTGCTTGGGTAAAGCAGAGTCTCAAAGGTAATTGCCTTCTGAGCTATAGCCTGCTGCCTGTTGTGGCGTGAGAAAGCTGCTTTGTGTCATCGGGGAGGCAGCAAGGTAACAGGGCTTATTATAttcttgttttcactttcaGTTCACAACTTAAATACCCACAAGGAGCACATTTTCTCTGCTTAAAACAGCCTTTTTGAATTATAATGTCATCGAAAATTCCATTTTGCCTTTGCTTTAAGTGCTGGAAGGTTTCCCAAGCAAGGAAGCAAGtagaaaacagctgttttctgcaAGGCAGAGAAACTGTAAACCCCACCATCATTATTCAGCGCTGTACACAAAAGGCTTAGGATCTGGCAGGTGGTAGGTGTTTGTACGGCACCTAATAGCAAGGACCTAGGCTTGGTAGTAATTTGTCTTCTTCGATGCTCTTCCAATTTAAATGTCAGTAATGGAGATGATACAAAATACGGTGCGGATAGATTCCAGTTCACATAAAGGGATGCAGTCAGCTCACGTATGGGTTTTTTAGCTGTTGTAATCGATGGAGCTTTTGTTGATGCAGGTAGGGTGTGATCCCTAAATGTCTTGCTTCGCGGTGCATGTGTGATAACCAGCTCTGGCGTGTGATAACCAACGAGCCAAGGTGTTGTGTGAGGCTGGGGAATAATGAGCTCCTGCTACATCCTCCCccacatttcttctttcttcccagaTCAGGGTGGAATGGCtttttttgggtttgttttttttaatgggtaCAATCAACCAAAGCAACTGGCAACTCGTGTCCCTCTCGTGTGACTCATCCCTGCCCGTGGACGCAGGGACTGcatcagctggagctgcagcaggtctCCGTGGGGAGAAGACTCACGTGAGGAGAAGGAGCATGCAAAGGGACAACAACCAGGGCAAGTGGGGCATCCTGGGCAAGAAATGGCTGATTTGGGGACTGCCACAGGAGGGCTGCAAAGTCTTCTGTCTCCCTCTTTGGGAGCATCGATTAACTTGGCATGTTGATGAGCCAGGAGGGAGGGTGCTCAGCCCTGTCTGCTCCCAGGGAGACTCGGCCAAGTATTGGTGACTTCTGGGTCGGTGCCACCCACGGAAGGAGTTTGTCTCTCCTCCaaccctctcctctcctgtgtttttcctttccattgtTGTGTTGCTCCCTTCTGTAGTAATTGTTGTTTAAGGACTTCTGTTCAAACAACCCGATGTTGATAACCTCTTCTGGCCTTCAGAGCAGACAGGGTGGCTCTAGAAGGAACCAGACGTGTTTTCTCAGTACCATCTCATAGCTGAGCACCTAAATAATCCCTAACTCTGCTTTACAATCCTGTCACAGACCTTACAACGCGGGGATATGCTCTGGCATCATCTCACCAACGTCTGGTTGAACCTCAGTCACCACTGTGAACCCAAGGGTGATTTGTGTCGTTAATTTAGTTCTGTTCAAAGAAATGATCCGTGCCTCCCAGTCCCCTAGTTTTCTTGGCACTTATTTAGGGTGGCACAGCAGAGGCCAGGCAGAGACGTTCAGCCCTTGTTCCAGCTTAGCCCCAGCACGTGGCTGATCACACTGCTGGAAGGGGTCAAGGACTTTTGAActtctggaggaaaacaaagctcagccccagcagcatggCAGTCCTCTGCATTTGGAGATGAGGCTTGCTGCTTCTGTTGGACACGGCTGCTCTGGTCCCATATAACCCCTAAGAGCACCAGGGCACTTCTGGGGTTGATACGGGCTTGGGGTTCGCTTTGGTGGGTCGATACAGGCTTTGGTGGGCTTGAGCTCCATTTTGTGAgcagctgtgccagggctgAGTCATCCCAGAGCTCTGGAACAAACGATCCCGACCCTGAAACGAGTGCTGTAATTGCCCTTTTCATCACACTGCTGCTGACAAACACTCTGGTTTAGCTCTCGTACTCACAGCTACACAATAAATCCCCCAGACCTCAGAATAGGACGGGCCTTTGTgcatggggcaggaggggagcccACACACGCAGGGTCCCCAGGAGGCTGTCGCACCAGTGGAAGTGGCCCAGGTCCAAACCAGGATCTGGTTGTGTGCTTCGGGCGGTAGGGTTATGCACGTGTGCCAGATGGAGGCATTAAATTTTCATCAGCAGCTTTATAAACACAAAGAATATCCCGTTATTGGCCCCCAGGTCTCGTGCTAATAAGCTGCAAATGCTGGTCTTCAATTAGCGGGGAGTGGGGGCGCAAACGGAACAATACACGGCCCTAGTGATGATTATCCATCATGTGAGAGTGAAATCAAGACGTGAGTAATTATTTGTTTggggttttcattttttttttcatttttttaatacctgCTTGGTAATAGAAATGAGTaaaaactgctaaaaataataGGGGCCAGGTTGTCTGGTGGTGAAACTCCATTAATTTCTGCACGTGTTGGGTCAAGCCAACACAAAGGCGCGTGACAGCTGTGCTATAAAGCTCTCCATGGAAGGATAAATGGTCTGTGAAGGACATTTTTCCTGCTGAGAGCTGGCCAGGGAGGTGCAAACTTCTAAGTAACGCTGCTATGTGTTATCGGGGAATCCTGGCTTTCCTGTAGGGTTGAGGGAACCCTCAAGAAAGGGCATCATGACATGCTCCTGTGCTGTACGTGTGTCCCAGGTGAGAAGCTCTTTCTGGACCCTGCAGCTTCATGGGGTTAGTTCTGGGAACTCTGCTTCGAAGCCTTCTCGTCTCGCTTTAAGAAGGCTTTGATGGGAAAAATTGACACGTGTAAACTTAAAtctgtaaatgaaagaaaactcacCTCGTAATATAATCGAGTGCCTTCTTGCTAGTTGGCAAAAAGGTGCCTCGTGTTTTACAGAATGAGGAGAGGCCGAGCTGCCTGCCGATGCCCCGCATCCTGCTTATGCAACTTGCAGCTGACAGCTCTGCAACCTCTGGCTGAGCCCTGGAAAATTTTCCTGCCGGTGACTCAGGTGCTTGGCAAACGGGCTGGCGaggcaggctgggagatgaggtTGCAGTCAGGGGGGCTTCCTGGGTACCAGAGCCTGATTCCAGGTCCCTTTTTGTACCTCCTTTTTGTAGGAGAAGATGTATGTGGCCTGCTGCTCACCCTGCTCGTGCCTTTGCCAAGTGTCTTGGTGCTGCTGGTGTGTTAATTGGGCGTAGCCACAGCCCCCTTCATTACACTGGAGCAAAACAATCAGAGCAAAGGAGAAAGGCTGAGCAAGTCCTTGGCTCTTAGATGAAGATTTCCTGTAAGAATCCCTGCAGGACGTGGGGGGAGTGGTGCACTGCAGCTGGGCAGTGAAAGTGGGGCTCCACGGGGCAGCACGAGGTTCCCTCTTGCAggccccctccccaaccccgTGCAGTTGCTGTAACAATGCCAAGGAAGCTTTAGGTCTGGCTGAAAACCAGGGGACAAGCCTGCTGGTTGTGCTGCAGCGATGAAATTGAGGACTGTGGAAAGGGAAGGAGTGGACCGACTggtggaggaaggaaaaagaaatgggcAGAATGGTTTCAGCTGCAAACTGGGCTTTAAGTGTAGGTCGGCTGCTGGCTCCGGCAGCAGCAGATAGCAATTTCCACCTCTTTTTGGAAGTGTGAGTGAGAGGAGCCCGGAGGCGTGTACCGTGGAGTAGATTCAGTCACTGCAGAGGGACAAAACTGGGACACCTGTGAGATGCCCAAATACAAGATTAATCTCTGTGAATCTGTGCTGCGAGCCTCGCTGGCAGAACAGCGCGTTAAAGCAGCGCTTAGCTCGCTCCTGCACGGAGCTTGTTTGCCAGACTGCAGTGAGGGGggacaaaaaaagattttgctaCAGGGATGACCTGGTGACTAATGAGTTTCATTGATCTTGTGCTTGCAGGAGAAAGCAATCCACCCTCTGCAGTTCCTGCTGGAGCCTCTGAGAAGGGAAATGTGAGATGTTATCCAGAAGCTGGGCTGTGTGAGCACACTCAACTGAACGATGCTTCTCTCTCAAGTACGTATGAACgtgaaaatacagaagatgCAAGCATCAGGAAATCTCTGGATGCCTTCTACGAAACGTATTGCAAAAACGGGCCAGGCAAAGCTGATCCCACCTGTGAGGCTGCGTCGCGATGCCTTTCACAGAAGGTTTCGGAGCTCACAAACCGGGGCGGGAGCAAATACGCACTGCGGTGCCTGCAGATGGCCCAGGTGGTCCTGAACAGAGACGGATGTAAGATCTTTCCAAACTACCCCACTACAGCTTGTTTTTCAAAGCCAGCTGAGGGAGAAGCCCTGTTGGAGGATACGAAGAGAACACCTGGACTCTCAGACGatgtcctgcagctcctcctgaaACAGACCCGGACAGAACACAGCCCCAATGTGCTGCATGAGAAGTGATCAAGATGCTGCTTTGTTTGTCACCAGAGCTTGGCTTTTTACTGAGAAGGGTGGTAGCATCTGCATCTGGAGCGTCAGACAGGAGCATTTCTACCTACCAGGCTTCTAAACTGGCCTAAACTTCTAAACtgatctccctgccccagctgaaCAGCAGCCCAGCCAAAATTCAGCCCCTGCACAGGCGTGGAAGGACGTCCACGTGCTGTCGAGTGTAACTGAATAAGAGGAAATACAGCTACAGAGTAGGTTAGGTTATTTTTTTACAGgaggggataaaaaaaaaagcgaagCTTTATCGCCTTAGAGATATTTCTAACACTTCAGATGCACCAGCTGAGCagagtggctttttttttccccctatctGTATGAGCTGGTTTAAGAGCAACCCGAAATAGATCCGGAAGCAGGGGCTGTGCAGACGTATTCGTAAGGAAGCTGCAGAAGCGATGCCAGCTGTGCTGGTGTCTGCCTGCTGCGAGATGCAGAGTATCCAGGAGAAGCAGCAATCACACCTCAGCACGCCCAAGACCGTGGGTCACTCGGCTGTTCCTGTAGAGCTCTCTCCCTGCCCATGAGCCATGAGGGGTGTGACCCTCGAGCTTTCACAGGGGGGAAGCCACTGTGCAGTGCTCGAGAGCACTCTGTTATCATGGTTAGACCTTGAAATTCCTTTCCTGGTGGCTGATGGGTGAGGGCAAACGTTCTGTATGATGTCTGAACCACAGGGGAGGTTCCTGTCCTTTAGGGCTCAGCCAGCACTCCTTGGTTGCAGCAGAGATTTGCTGCTTCCAACgctgtctgctgctgctctgatttTAGTTGGCAAGATCATCTCTGGCTGCAGCGAGAGCTGGCCCAGCGTGCCGGTTTCCTGGCTGGGCTTGCGGTGACTCCGTGGCTTGCCCTGCACGAAGAGGTGACTTGAAGGACTAATTCCCAGCAGTTGGTTTTCGTCAGCGCCATCTGGGGAGTTTACAGAGCTCCGGGCGTGATGCATCGCTACGGATTTGGCAGGCCTCATTCTTTGCTTTGTGCTCGTGGAAACGGGGATGAATCCCAAGGAGAAGAAGCAAGGAGAAGAACCAGGTGAAGGGTGTGGGTCTGGGCTCCCTTGCTggagggtgctgctggcacacagccccctctgctcagcacgTGGGAGCCCTTTGAAGCGGTCAGTCAGGAGCAAGCAGAgtttctgctgcctctggggACCGGTTACCAGTGATTAAAGCCACGCTTCACCATCTGCAGTTATTCATGTAAATGCTCTGTTCTTGAATGATGTCTCAGGCTCCAAAAGAGACTTAGGTGGGAGAAGATAGTTTTATAGTAGTCTTTGTTGGGGTGCCCAAGCCTGCTGCCTTGACCtagcttttgctttgcttctcagCTTGGAGAGCTTGCAGAGCAAAGAACTGTCAAAATTTTGTCTTCTTAAAACCATTGTTGTTaggttttcattaaaatctggaataaaattactgtgttttacgacttttttttgttttaggtGCTTAAAGAAGCAGAGCTGAATTTGCTGGGGAGAGCAGGCTGCAAAATcccattaatttttaatggtaATGATGCAAGGTAAATGTTTAGGGGAGTCTGACAGTCTTGCTAGACACCTAATCGTGGCGTTAGGAGCCTAAACACATCTCAGTTTAGAATACCTGGTCATTAATTCCGTGAAGCCAATGTCTCCATTTCTGGAGAAACAACGTGAGGAGGTGTTTCACTGGGATCCTACAGTTCAATCCCTTTTATTAAGTTAAATAAGACTGCTGCTCAGAGAATAACACCCATCGCTCCTTTTCTGACTTGCTGCTAATTAATTTTTTACCAACCTGTGCTGGAACCTGCTGCATGTATTTCCGAGCCTGCCGAAAGCCAAGCAGTTGGCATTACTCATTTCCTCGATAAACATCTCCTCAGTGCCTTCAAGATGTGGGGAGCTGAATGCATCCCTCCCCTTTGCCAGGTGCTCTGAGCAGGATTCACTTGAGAGAAGCACAGTCCTGATGGGCATTTTATGGGGCTGCCTGGAAGAGATTGTGATGATAAATATCAGAGCTGCTAAGTAATAGCAGAGGGGGCTTAACTTAAGTCTACGTTTCAATTTCTTGAGCTGATTTGCAGTTATAACTAAGGTACCGAATGGAATTAACTTCTCtggatttaatttttccttttgtttttatgggttattattttattttattttttgtgtgtgttgcttTTGTGACTTTTCTCAGGTGGACAAGAAGGGGATCTTCTGGCACAGTTGTGCTACGATCGCTGTTCTGGATCCACGAAGCTGCTGTTTCACAGGGTACTTCACCCCTCCTTGCAGGGAAGGTGGGCTGTCGGGACAGGGATCCTTGTCACACCCGTCCTTGCCATTGCAGAGCTGTGTAACAACCCCGGCGGGTCTCCTACAGCTGCAGACACGGCCCCAGGTGCCTTGTTGTCTTTGCCCTATGTAGGTGCAGTACAAACCAtggccagagctgctgcttcgCACAAACAACAATGTCCAGCTGGTAGtggaagagaggaggaggagagcaaagagaggaggaggagaagggatttggcaggaggaagcaggTGAGTGGGTGTCTTGGGCTGAGCTTTagggcagcagccctgctggatgctggccctgcagagaggggaaggaggcagccccagcaccgggTGGCGAGGGCACCGTGCCGCCaggctccttcccctgcctgtcTGAACGCAGCTGGGCCGTGCTTCTGGCCTGTTTCCCTCCCCAGCATCACCCCTCCACCAGCCTCCAGTTCCTTTCTGTCTTCCGTGCTGGTGCTAATGAGATCCCTGGAGGAGGTTTCGCTTGAAAACGAAGCAGGTCTCCGCGAGCCCAAAGAGCCTGATGTCAGTCAGCAACAGAGCAGCAAACCCACGCACAGCCACTTCAGGTCTCTCTCTGAGGCCTCCCATCTCctggctcagctgctgctttgctgctttcctCCATCTGCCAGGAAGACAAGCTTTTGTGCTTCTTTTCCACCCTCTGGCTTGTCcactgagggtttttttttttgcagtgccACCAGTTCTTCGCTGTGGACATGTTcaaggaagcacagagagaaaagaagaaggatTGTGCAGAAAGTGGCAACGTTTGGGCAAAGGAACTGGTGCTGCTTTTATGGGAGGGGTGCCCTACTTGTATGTGTGGTAGGGGGCACACAAAACATGGGAACAGGCCTCgagctgctcccccagctgctcagGTTATTAGagctaggggaaaaaatgaatcaaGAAGAGGATCTGGCGTGTGAGGGGATCCAGCACCTCCCAGAAGGAGAGCTGGAGGAGTTCAAATCAGCCTTCTGCATCTGAACACCTTCGGTAGCTGGATTGGGTTCGATGATGAATTGGTCTGTTTGGGATTAGCTCTGAAGCCACCTGGTTTCTtgttcagaattttaaaaataagaagtaaaaaaaatatgtccaaACCCACGCAGTTTTTGCTGAGAAAGCTCAGAGCAAAATGCAAAGCTCCTGTGATTTAGGAGAGCCCTGCTGCTACCCAGCAGGtatcttgcaaaaaaaaaaacaaaaaacaaaaaaaacaaaacagttttgatgGAACAGAGAAAAGCTGACCCTGGGTCAGCCCCCGAGCCAGACGTGGCCTTCCCCCGTCATAAAAAATACGAGGTACTCATCTGGACCCCATTCTCTGGGGCCGTGAGGGGT
Proteins encoded in this region:
- the SHLD1 gene encoding shieldin complex subunit 1 produces the protein MPVPHTFHCACNVLWMPSASYICAGATKSICVGSSCHRLRVVRSELRLTNHQEGGDTEAVTSSLLLAPVPGDCSNISAIPSGPMEGKEPSPSLHSEESSVLDLPSVSVCDLAEIFQPSSSTESSEEPFRSPDSFPSPLPGESNPPSAVPAGASEKGNVRCYPEAGLCEHTQLNDASLSSTYERENTEDASIRKSLDAFYETYCKNGPGKADPTCEAASRCLSQKVSELTNRGGSKYALRCLQMAQVVLNRDGCKIFPNYPTTACFSKPAEGEALLEDTKRTPGLSDDVLQLLLKQTRTEHSPNVLHEK